GTGCTTATTTTGGGTAGCGGATAACAAAgtccttcccttcttctttccctcctctctctctccctttctcttcccttcctttttcttcctcccttccatttgtcctctttttctctcctcatcctccttctTAGTCCTGGTTTCATGTTTTCTAAGCATTTgggcttttattttataatttgaatgaatataacattttgttttattttcaactttatcTCATAAAATCTGCTATTTGGATTTTCCTTAGGGAATTTAGGTGGAAAGTGAAAACaattgttttcctcttttgtaCTATTTagtacaaaattttatttttccttaatgatTCCAAGTTCTCTTCCTCCATgagtgaagaagagagaaaataagaaagtgaAGACCAACATTCTGCTGTGTCTTTCAGAAGCAGACCTAGAAAATTATTCCACCACGTTCACTCCTCTTTGgaagatgaattttttaaattaaattatatcgGTCTTTTACCTGTTTtgatagttgaaggacggataGAAAAACAAGTCAGGTATCTGCTGTATAATTATTTCATGGTATTTAAACATCACGTATTTCTTCTCCACAACAGTTGTGAAGAAATTAACTTTGGTTTtaacatgtaaaattaaaatgattcacagcttttctgatattttataagttttctaataaattaataaatctaGGCTCTTTAATAATCTAATTAAAGTCTGAATAAAAATTTCCAGGGAAGCAAAATCAAGTCATGTTTGAAGACCAGGATAGGAAAGGTGGTAACAGAAAAAATACTGTTCAGTAACCATCACAAACAGTTGACTGCAGTTGTCTATGTCAGTTCTCAAACTTGACATTGTCTCCTGATATTCAAGTCTTGGTTTTAGGGAAGGTACATGGCTCACTGcaaattacaaaacattgaaaGTTGAAACTAGTAGTGGCAGAATATTGGTGAGAGCGTTTAGAATGTTCTAACAACTATATACAGCCTGATATATATACAGATTTGAGAATATTAAGCTTGTGTTAGATAAGTGAAAATTTTACTATGAAAACTGTATTTTCAAccaatatttttttgtttttaaatgaatccTATCAGCACAGTTATCATAGGTGCTTCATGTATTTCATTTCAGAGAAAACTGATGATAGGATCACCATTTTAACTTCAAGCTACTGGTGTCCCAAGGTTGCCAGATTGAACACCAGGGGTGCTGGGCTCAGGATTGAGGCAAATCTGAGTCTGTCTGGAGGGTGGAGATATGGCCTGCCATGGTTCTATTTTCACAAAGGCTGGATGAATTCCATCAGGAAGAAGTCATGGCAAGGAGAAAGGCTACAGAACTATGGGCAGCCTTCAGGAATTCTAGCAGTGACTTGGTTCAGTGTCAAGCAAAGTCACTCACTGCCAGTGAACTGCACTTGAGGGATAAGGAACAAAATGGTGAGCATTGCAAGAACAAGTTCTTGGAACACCTATGACAAATATGTGTTAGGGAGGGAATCCAAAAACCATAGAAGGAACTTGAGGGGTTTGATTCCTATGGACACTATGTAGATATACTTTTCTGTATCCATTATTGTCACTCTGGTCTTACTCTCAGCCTTCTGTCACCCAGAAAACACAGATTACTTTTATATCCCTTTAGAAACAATAGAAAAGTAGTTATCAGATGGCATACACAAAATACAGATACATGTGGGCTTCTTGTCCCTGCCTTTAAAACAATAAACACTGGGATCATTTGGAGAAAACAGCAGTTACCAGGAAATCAATTAGCCAAGATAACAAAAATCCCTGATAGCATTTAATCCTCCAAGTAAGAATTCTTCATTCTTGGGTCAGACTGATAAATGAGGTGGCATTTAGGCTGACTGATTGGATTCATCCCTTTGTGGTGCCACTGAACATCAGACACACATGATGGAAAGGTTCTTTGGTGTTATTCTGCTTTCTTAGTACTGCATAGCTAGTCACCTTTCTAGAATTTGTATctgatttggaaaatattttagaacAACCCAATAACAACCACGAGATAAAAAAATTCTACACACTTCACAGTTCCTTCCTATTACATGAATGTGTAAATTGAATTCCCTCTcaagatgaaaataaacaaaggTTGGCTTcccaaaaatgttttcattggcTTTGGGGAACTAAAATGCACCAGTCTGGGTGACTAACACTTCCTGTAAAATAAAGATAGATCAACACATAATTAAGTTCTGGCTCAAATGTAATTGTTGTCTTGGAAACAGTTTGGGAGATTAATATGGTTATGCTAATGAAACTTTTCATGATTTCCACCAATGATCTCGTTTATTAATTAGGACAGACCATCTTACTAATTTATGCTACCCATTTTGTAATattcaaaggattaaaaaaaaagttcctaaGAGGAtactgaaaagaaggaaaaaggaataaaTCTTAAATTCGCTATTTATCAGCTCTCGTAAAGATTCCAGTTGGATAACCCCTAGGTAGGTTAAAAGCACTTTTTGGTATATTTGTGGGTTTCAAACATCCTTCCTATCTCATTAAGCAGAAAACTGTTGTGTATAGAGCAATCTGAATAATTCCTAGCGTCATTTCTCTGAACTCCCTGCTTGGAGGATTTAAAATTGGACGAACCCAAGAGAAACAAGCGAAACCAAAATCCTAACTAGCCAGTGTTTTCTAGTTCCAGCTTTCAGTAGAGAGGAGTTTCGAAGGAAGTTCTACTCACAGCCTAGCCCTGAGGGCCGTCTGCCTCCTCTGGACGGTTTGGTTGAGACCGAGTGTGAACTCTGGGCGCGAGAGCGCATCCTGGCTCTGCGATCACACCCACTCCGGGTGTGCGTGAGGGAGTGCGCGGTGGCCGCGCGCGTGTGTACGTGTGGGGAGGTGTGCGCCAaaagggtggggtgaggggcggCGAGGAGGCTGTAGGTGAAGCGCCGGGAGCGGGAGAGGGCGGTGGCGCGCTCCGGCCTCTCCCCGAGGGGCCGCGGCAGCTGGCTCGCGCCCCGGCTGCCCCTCCCGGTGCGCGCCGCGGCGACGCCACAGGCCCCTTGACTCTGACTACCGCCCTCCGGCCGCTGGGCCCGCAGCGGGAACTGGCCATGGCGCGGGACTGACGGCTGCCTCCCTCCAGACCCTTCTGTCCCGCCCGGGGCTCCCGGGGGCCGCGGCGCCGCCCGGACCTGCATGTGGGGCGCGCGCGCCGGCGGCCGGAGCGAGCGGCCCTCGGCGCCCCCGAGGCGGTGCCCCGCCGCGcgggaggacgaggaggaggaggaggagcagcgggccgggccgggctccCCGCGCGCCGCCGCCCGGGAGCACGGGCTCCCCGGAGGGAGCTCGGGGCGTCCCAGCCCCGGAGGAGGGACCCGGAAGCAGAAGCGGAGCCTCGAGTCGAGCCGAGCCGCTGCCCCCGCTGCCCGCCGGCTCCGGGTGGGGGTCCCGGCGGCTGGATGGGCAGCGGCGGCGCGGGCCGCGGGCGGCGATGGGCGAGGAGCAGAGCACCGTGAGCGGCGACGGCGGGCCCCAGGAGGCGTGGGCGCCTGCTGGCGGCGCCACGGGCCACCCCGAGCCCCCGAGGCCGCGGGGAGACAGCGCCGGGGCTCCAGGGCCCCTCGCCGCCTCCGCCGACCCGAGCGGCTGCAGCTGCGGAAGCGACTCGGGGTGCGGGGACCCGAGCACCGCGGAGCCCGCGAGAAGCCGGGGGacccagagctggaggaagagccACGCACCGGGGCGGCCCGCGGGACTGGCCATCCTTGGGCCCCTCGACCCCCAGGCTTTGCAACAGCAGCtggtgaaggaggtggaggaagcaggGGACCGGAACGAGGGAGGGGATGAACAGCAGGAGGCGCCCCCCGGCGAGGAGCCGGAGCCCCGGACCCGCGGGACCCCGGACGGACTGGTCCTGGACGTACTGGGCCATCGGCGCCCGCCCCCCGCCAAGAGACAAGTCTTCTGCTCCGTGTTCTGCGTGGAGAACGACCTGCCCGAGGTCCCCTCTGCGGAGCGGCTCTCGCTGCCTGCGTCGCCACCTCGAGCTCCGCCGGTGACCAACCCTCCCAGCacgccctcctccttccccagccccccgCTGTCGCTCCCAGCGGACCCCCTGTCCCCCGACGGTGGCAGCATCGAGCTGGAGTTCTACCTGGCGCCCGAGCCATTTTCCGTGCCCAGCCTGCTGGGATCTCCACCCTACTCTGGCTTGGGTGGGGTTGGGGATCCCTATGCGCCCCTCATGGTGCTGATGTGCCGGGTGTGCCTGGAAGACAAGCCCATCAAGCCCTTGCCCTGCTGCAAGAAGGCCGTGTGCGAGGAGTGCCTCCGAGTCTACTTGAGCTCCCAGGTAACCTCAGcccccctgtccctcctctgttCCTCGTTCAGCGTTCCAAATCGCTGGCCAGGAAGTCCGGCTCGCCGGCTCCCTGCTCACAGGAAGAGGTGATGAACACCCTTACCCAGGACCTCTACCAGTTTCTCCATTTGTTGTCCTTAGAAAAGTGTGTTTGTCTTCACCGGTTAACTAAACTGGAATTTCACTCTGCGTGAGCTGCAGGCTTTGATTGGCAACCTTAGAAGGAACAGGTACAAGTGAATTGccctctgcttctttcttttattaGGTTGCCAGCCAAGTGCTTGCTCAAAGAGGAGGGCAGTAAGAGTGCCTCAGAGGCCtggtatgccagaaactaacaaacagtggacagaaaataaatgtgtattgagTTGATGAAGAGAAGGTTTGCAATGCATGATACCTGAATTTGAAGTTTTGTTCCACCTAAAtagtacaggaaaaaaaagtgttattaatttgtttattccTCAGACCTGGtccacttttcagtttctttttccacGGTGAAGttgaagtatttttttctcactGAAGTTTACACCAGCAGAGTGCTTATTTCTTTAAGagggaacaaaacagaaagagcaaAACAAAGCTAAGCAAAGCTCAGAGGTTTAACAAAACAAGCGCTGGTCAGACTTTTCCTCCCTCAGCTCCTTATTTGaaagcttgttttttttctttttttcttggaaaGTTTAAGAGTGCAGTAGACAGACTTTCCTTTGCGGGTGGTGAATGTGTCCTTCCAGTCGTTTTCAGTCTGCTGTGTTTCTGCCAGTGTTTTGCACAATCCGGAATGCCCTTTGATCCCATGTCTGATTGTCCCAGGCCTATTCATCTTTCAAAACCCGAGGCTGTTCAGGTGCCAGCTTTTCTGTGAAGCCTTACCTCCCCCTCTAGGCCACTGCTTGTGTACTTTCAAAATACTTCTGCGTGTCTTGCATGCACTGAGGTGTTCCTTATGTGTCTGTTTGTTTGGCTAAACTCTATGGGACAATGTTTTATAGCCCCTGTGTCTGGTAGTTTCACGTCGGTATTCCCGTAATAGTGTTTAATTACATTGGCTGAAGGGTTTCACAAGGTGCAGTTCCTCTGTGTGTTGTGGCTAATCCATGCTTGTGTCTGGACTGAAAGTGCATCCTGTGCCCAACGGAAAACGAAAAGGGGAATTTAGACAGAATGGAATGTTACACAAACAGTGACTTGGCCAAGATGGTTGAGTTTATCCAAACGCCTGTTAAGGGACTATGTCACTTTCATGCTTTATCCATAAACATACTTCAAACAAGAGGAAAGCCCACTGCTCATTGTGGCAGT
This sequence is a window from Vicugna pacos chromosome 8, VicPac4, whole genome shotgun sequence. Protein-coding genes within it:
- the RNF217 gene encoding E3 ubiquitin-protein ligase RNF217 — protein: MGEEQSTVSGDGGPQEAWAPAGGATGHPEPPRPRGDSAGAPGPLAASADPSGCSCGSDSGCGDPSTAEPARSRGTQSWRKSHAPGRPAGLAILGPLDPQALQQQLVKEVEEAGDRNEGGDEQQEAPPGEEPEPRTRGTPDGLVLDVLGHRRPPPAKRQVFCSVFCVENDLPEVPSAERLSLPASPPRAPPVTNPPSTPSSFPSPPLSLPADPLSPDGGSIELEFYLAPEPFSVPSLLGSPPYSGLGGVGDPYAPLMVLMCRVCLEDKPIKPLPCCKKAVCEECLRVYLSSQVQLGQVEIKCPITECFEFLEETTVIYNLTHEDSIKYKYFLELGRIDSSTKPCPQCKHFTTFKKKGHIPTPSRSENKYKIQCPTCQFVWCFKCHSPWHEGVSCKEYKKGDKLLRHWASEIEHGQRNAQKCPKCKIHIQRTEGCDHMTCSQCNTNFCYRCGERYRQLRFFGDHTSNLSIFGCKYRYLPERPHLRRLVRGSVCAGKLFVAPLILVLGLALGAIAVVIGLFVFPIYCLCKKQRKRSRTGMHW